One Castanea sativa cultivar Marrone di Chiusa Pesio chromosome 4, ASM4071231v1 DNA window includes the following coding sequences:
- the LOC142632018 gene encoding 4-coumarate--CoA ligase-like 9 produces MATETNLLPSSVDPKSGFCSKTKTYQSLRPQVPLPPPSQPLSITDYTLSQLHNSPTLVSDKAVLIEATTGRRVSYGEFLSQVHSLTSSLQTRFPSLSKGHVAFILTPTSLHVPVLYFSLMALGVTVSPANPIGSDSEVAHQVRLCNPVISFATSATVKKLSRLSIPLGTVLLDSPEFDSMINAKAASTTHRRVEIAQSDSAAILYSSGTTGRVKGVVLTHRNLIALIAGFVQLRHFGNPDPDEPEPVSFFTLPLFHVFGFMMAVRAVSNAETMVIVERFDFETMLRAVEKYRATYMPVSPPLVVALVKSDLAKKYDLGSLRMLACGGAPLGKEVTLKFNAKFPNTEIVQGYGLTETGGGATRTLGPEESLRYGSTGRLAENMEAKIVDPETGEALPPGQRGELWLRGPTVMKGYVGDDKATAETFASGGWLKTGDLCYFDSEGFLFIVDRLKELIKYKAYQVPPVELEQLLHSHPEIADAAVIPYPDEEAGQIPMAFVVRKPGSNVTEAQVIDFIAKQVAPYKKVRRVSFINSIPKNPAGKILRRELVALVLPAGASKL; encoded by the exons ATGGCTACCGAAACCAATCTCCTCCCTTCATCAGTCGACCCAAAGAGCGGCTTCTGCTCCAAAACCAAAACTTACCAAAGCCTCCGCCCACAAGTCCCACTTCCACCGCCGTCTCAGCCGCTCTCCATCACAGACTACACTCTCTCTCAGCTCCACAACTCCCCCACTCTCGTCTCCGACAAAGCAGTCCTCATCGAAGCAACCACCGGCCGCCGTGTCTCCTACGGCGAGTTCCTCTCCCAAGTCCATTCCCTCACTTCCTCTCTCCAAACTCGCTTCCCTTCTCTCTCCAAAGGCCACGTGGCATTCATCCTCACCCCGACCTCCCTACACGTCCCCGTACTCTATTTTTCCCTCATGGCCTTGGGTGTAACCGTCTCGCCCGCTAACCCCATCGGGTCGGACTCCGAGGTCGCCCACCAGGTCCGACTCTGTAACCCGGTCATCTCGTTCGCCACGTCAGCGACTGTTAAAAAGCTGAGCAGACTGAGCATTCCACTCGGTACCGTGCTCCTCGACTCGCCCGAGTTCGACTCGATGATAAACGCGAAGGCGGCCTCGACGACTCACCGCCGAGTTGAGATAGCTCAGTCCGATTCCGCGGCGATTCTTTACTCCTCCGGCACGACGGGGCGAGTCAAGGGCGTGGTGCTCACTCACCGGAACCTAATCGCGCTGATCGCCGGGTTCGTGCAGCTCCGGCACTTCGGGAACCCGGACCCGGACGAGCCCGAACCGGTGTCGTTCTTCACGCTGCCGCTCTTCCACGTGTTCGGGTTCATGATGGCGGTCAGGGCGGTGTCGAATGCGGAGACGATGGTGATCGTGGAGAGGTTCGACTTCGAGACGATGCTGAGGGCGGTGGAGAAGTACAGGGCGACGTACATGCCGGTGTCGCCGCCGCTCGTGGTGGCGCTGGTGAAGTCCGATTTGGCGAAGAAGTACGATCTCGGGTCGCTCCGAATGCTCGCGTGTGGTGGAGCTCCGCTCGGTAAAGAGGTCACTCTCAAGTTCAATGCTAAGTTCCCAAACACTGAAATCGTGCAG GGATATGGTTTGACTGAGACTGGAGGAGGGGCAACAAGAACATTAGGCCCTGAGGAGAGTCTACGGTATGGTTCTACAGGTCGCTTAGCTGAAAATATGGAAGCCAAGATAGTTGACCCTGAAACTGGAGAGGCCTTACCACCTGGCCAGAGAGGGGAGCTGTGGCTGCGAGGGCCTACAGTCATGAAAG GTTATGTTGGAGATGACAAGGCTACTGCTGAAACATTTGCTTCAGGGGGGTGGTTGAAGACTGGCGATCTTTGTTATTTTGACTCAGAAGGATTCCTTTTCATTGTTGACAGATTAAAAGAACTCATAAAATACAAAGCATATCAG GTTCCCCCAGTTGAGTTGGAACAACTACTCCATTCCCATCCTGAAATTGCTGATGCTGCTGTGATTCC GTACCCTGATGAAGAAGCAGGGCAGATTCCCATGGCTTTTGTGGTAAGAAAGCCTGGAAGCAATGTTACAGAGGCTCAAgttattgattttattgcaaAACAG GTTGCACCATACAAGAAGGTACGGCGAGTGTCTTTTATCAACTCTATACCAAAAAATCCTGCTGGGAAAATCTTAAGGAGGGAGCTGGTCGCTCTTGTCCTCCCTGCCGGTGCATCTAAATTATGA
- the LOC142630453 gene encoding ribosome biogenesis protein nsa1-like: MPRTTTLECPGCPSLRALTFDALGLIKVIEAKVSQGGAPRVVERWGELDSSKCVLAASINDRKDDPLLAVARKTGTIEVLSAINGDIRFTVSNANEDGPRPEDDAVVGLHLFAGQKLELTSRSCTLLTCTTKGNTSMRSIEVTDSPAGSASIGSSNTWSVCSSGNILCSKVDGSEKYAIFGGKGVEMNMWDLDNCTKIWAAKSPPKNSLDIFTPTWFTSSTFLSKDDHRKIVAGTNSHQVRLYDISAQRRPVISFDFRETPIKSVTEDLDGYTVYVGNGSGDLASFDMRTGKLLGCFLGKCSGSIRSIARHPELPVIASCGLDSYLRLWDIKTRQLLSAVFLKQHLTNVVFDSNFADEEVKPSVTADLPLNAEKIANETEIRDEEETLPVKRKKASKEDERRKKKKATKENEGNKVKEASKENEGSKKLKSKKSKRSKCEIHDES, translated from the exons aTGCCTCGTACAACCACATTAGAGTGCCCTGGTTGCCCTTCTCTTCGAGCTCTAACCTTCGACGCACTTGGTCTCATCAAAG TTATTGAAGCTAAGGTTAGTCAAGGAGGGGCTCCTAGGGTGGTGGAGAGGTGGGGTGAGCTGGACTCATCAAAATGTGTGCTTGCTGCTTCTATCAATGACCGTAAAGATGACCCG TTATTAGCAGTGGCAAGAAAAACTGGTACG ATTGAGGTTCTCAGTGCAATTAATGGGGATATTCGTTTCACGGTTTCTAATGCTAATGAGGATGGTCCTAGACCTGAAGATGATGCTGTTGTTGGGTTGCATTTATTTGCTGGACAGAAATTGGAGTTGACATCCAG GTCTTGTACTTTGCTTACTTGTACAACAAAAGGAAACACAAGCATGAGGTCCATTGAAGTTACTGATTCACCTGCAGGTTCTGCTTCTATTGGTTCGTCAAATACATGGAGTGTATGCAGTTCTGGCAATATCTTATGTTCTAAAGTGGATGGAAGTGAAAAATATGCTATATTTGGAGG AAAGGGTGTTGAAATGAACATGTGGGATCTTGACAACTGTACTAAAATCTGGGCTGCCAAATCT CCTCCTAAGAACAGTCTTGATATTTTTACCCCAACTTGGTTTACATCATCAACATTCCTGAGTAAGGATGATCACCGCAAAATTGTGGCTGGCACCAACAGTCATCAG GTTCGCCTCTATGATATTTCCGCTCAACGAAGACCTGTTATCTCATTTGATTTTCGGGAGACGCCTATCAAATCAGTAACTGAAGATTTAGATGGCTATACAGTCTATGTAGGGAATGGGTCTGGTGACCTTGCTTCTTTTGACATGCGCACAG GAAAATTATTGGGGTGCTTTTTGGGCAAATGTTCTGGAAGCATCAGATCTATAGCCAGGCACCCAGAGCTTCCAGTGATAGCATCTTGTG GACTGGACAGTTATCTACGCTTATGGGATATAAAGACTCGGCAACTTCTGTCTGCG GTTTTCCTGAAGCAGCATCTTACAAATGTTGTCTTTGATTCCAATTTTGCTGATGAAG AAGTTAAACCTTCTGTAACAGCAGATCTACCTCTAAATGCTGAAAAAATTGCTAATGAGACTGAAATCAGAGATGAGGAAGAAACACTGcctgtgaaaagaaaaaaggcatcaaaagaagatgaaagaaggaagaagaaaaaagcaacgaaagaaaatgaaggaaacaAGGTCAAGGAGGCATCAAAAGAAAACGAGGGAAGCAAGAAGTTAAAATCCAAGAAAAGCAAAAGATCAAAATGTGAGATTCATGATGAATCATGA
- the LOC142631291 gene encoding mitochondrial pyruvate carrier 1, whose protein sequence is MASFRAFWNSPVGPKTTHFWGPVANWGFVAAGLADMNKPPELISGNMTGAMCIYSALFMRFAWMVQPRNYLLLACHVSNETVQLYQLSRWAKGQGYLSQKKEESTSQ, encoded by the exons ATGGCTTCGTTCCGAGCATTCTGGAACAGTCCGGTTGGTCCGAAAACAACTCACTTTTGGGGACCTGTTGCTAATTGGGGTTTCGTCGCTGCT GGGTTGGCAGATATGAATAAACCTCCAGAATTGATTTCCGGCAACATGACAGGAG CTATGTGTATCTACTCGGCACTTTTCATGAGATTTGCATGGATGGTACAGCCTCGCAACTATCTACTTCTAGCATGCCATGTCTCAAATGAGACCGTTCAGCTCTATCAACTCTCACGATGGGCAAAGGGCCAAGG GTACTTGTCACAGAAGAAAGAGGAATCTACATCTCAGTAA